The window GAGCGCCCACCCGTGCCGCACGCTCTGCTCGACCCGCTCCTTCGGCACGACGACGGCGGTGCCCGCGCACTCCAGATGCAGCCCCTCGGCGTCGGCCCGCACCACCCGTCCCGGCGTCGAACGGCCCGGCGCGGGGGAGTACGCCACGCGGTCGCCCGGGTCGAACCCGCCGAAGCGGCCCGGCCCCGGGTTCAGCCGCTCCTTGAGCGCGGTGTTGAGCGCACGCGTGCCGGCCGCCCCACCATGCCCGGTTGTGATCACCTGCACCTGCTCGGCGGGGATCCCGAACGCCCTCGGCACCGAGTCCACGACCAGCTGCGCGGTCCTGTGCACCGCCTCGCCCGCGTCCCGCACCGGCACGATCACCACCTCCCTGCCGGGCGCGTCGACCTGGTTCAGCTCCCCGATCCCGATTCCCGAGACCAGCTCGCCGACGGGGCCGGGGTCGGGTGTCCGCGAGGCGACCTGTGGGCAGGCACGGGCGGCGAGCAGGTCCGCGAAGACCCGGCCCGGCCCGGCGGACCACAGCACCCCCGGGTCGCCGCTGAGCACCAACCGGGCCCCGTCGGGCAGCGACTCGGCGAGCAGCGCGGCGGTCTCGACGTCCAGCTGGGGCGCGTCCAGCACCACGAGCAGGTCGAGGTCGAGGGCGCCTTCCCGGTCCCGGCCGGGGCCCTCGACGCCGGAGAGCAGCCCGGCCAGGGTCGTCACGGCGGCGGGTTCGACGCCCTCGGCCCCGGCCGATCCCTCGACGGCCGCTCCCTCGCCGCTGGCCGGCCCGGAGGCGAGGCGCCGCCTTCCGTCCGCGCTGTGTGTCGCCGCGTACGCCTTCAGTCCGAGCGCCCGAGCGGCCGTGACCAGCGCCGCCGGTTCCGCGCGGGCCGCCTCGCCGCCGGTGTGGAGCACCAGCCCGTGTCCGGCGACGGCGCGGATCAGCTCCGCCGCCGACCGCGGTGCCGAGGCCGCCGCCGAGGCCCAGTTGGCCGTGTCGTCCTTGGCCAGGGAGTTCATGACGCGGGCGAGTCCGTCGGCGAGGCTCTCCTCGGCGAGGGCGTACCGCTCCAGACCGATGAGGACACGCACCGGGCGCTCCTGATCAGCTTCGTCGCCCTCGGCGTCGTCGGCCGGGGGCGCGGACCGGGCCGCGGTCGGGGCGTCGTCGAGCGCGTCCTGGAAGACCAGGGCCTCGCCCTCGGCGACCGTGCTCCGGACGGCCTCGTCGGGGTCGGGCACGGAGTACCGGGCGAGCGCGGCGGCCAGCGCCGGGGCCTCCAGCGCCGTGTGCCCGGCGACGGCCGCCTGCTCCAGCAGCCACACGGTGACCGCCCGGCCCCGCCGCTCGTCGTCAGGGCCGCACTCGGCGCCGAGCAGAGCCCGCGCGAAACCGTCGGCCTGCTCCGGCCGCACCCCCGCCACCCGCAGCAACTGCCAGGGGTCCTCGCGCAGTCGAGCGCCGGCGCCCTCGCCGAGTGCCTCGGCGACCTGTGCCGCAAGCGCAACGGGGGCACCGCCCGCGGCCAGCACCGCGCGCACGTCCTCGACGGTCTCGCCCGAAGGAGCGGGCGCACCACCCGAGGACGCCATCGGTTCCGGTCGCCGCACGGGCTCCGGCGCCGGCCGGCGCGGAGCCGGCGCGGGCTCGGCGAAGGCGCCGGCCGTGGGCTTCTGCCCGCCCTCCACCGCCCGTACGGCGGCCAGCAGATCGGCGGCCGACCCACTGAGCTTGACCCCGCTGGTGATCGGCGCCTTCTTCTCCGCCTTGCGTCGCTCGATCCGCTCCCGCTCCAGCCGCTGGGCCGCCAACTCGGCCTGGGCCTCGGAGGTCTCGGGTGCGGCTTCGCCGTCGCCGGCGACGGCCTCGGCGGAACCCTCGGCGCCGCCGTCGCCCGAGCCGTCCCCCTCGTCCCCCTCCTGCGGCGTCGCCGTGACCGCGGCGTCCCGGTCCTCGGGCGTGCCGCCGGGCGCGTCGGTGCCGTCGGCGGGCGTCCCGTCGCCCCGTCCCCCCGGCTCGTCCGGCTCCGTGGTCGCGGGCTCCGTGCTCACAGCGTGCTCCAGTCGTGATCGGGATAGCGGTGCACGGGCGCCGACACGTCGTCGAGAGCCCGGCAGATCTCGTCAGGAAGACTAAGGCTCTCCACTGACAGTGCCCCCGTGAGCTGCAGCGCGTTGCGCGCGCCGACGATGGGCGCGGCCACGCCGGGCCGGTCGCGGACCCAGGCGAGGGCCACCTGGATCGGGGTCACCGCGAGGCCGTCCGCCGCCGTCTGCACCGCGTCCACGATGCTGGTCGCTGTGTCGTCGAGGTAGGGCGCGACGAACGGGGCCATGTGCTCCGAGCCGCCCCGTGAGTCCGGGGGCGTGATGTGGCGGTACTTGGCGGTCAGCACTCCCCGGCCCAGGGGGGAGGACGGGAGCAGACCGATGCCCAGGTCCAGTGCGGCGGGCAGCACCTCGCGCTCGACGCCGCGCTGCAGCAGGGAGTACTCCAGCTGCGTACTGGCCAGGCGGGTGCGTATGCCGGGGGCCGCGAGCTGCCAGGTGGCGGCCTTCGCGAGCTGCCAGCCGCAGAAGTTGGAGACCCCGGCGTAACGGGCCCGGCCGCTGCTGACAGCCAGGTCGAGGGCCTGGAGCGTTTCGTCCAGCGGGGTTTCGGGGTCGTAGGCGTGGATGTGCCAGACGTCGACGTAGTCCGTGCCGAGGCGGGCGAGGGAGGCGTCGAGGGCGGCGAGAAGATGGCCGCGCGAGCCGTCGAAGCGGCGGTCGGGGTCCGGGACGCTGCCGGCCTTCGTGGAGATGACGAGGTCGCGGCGGGGCACCAGTCCGTCCATCAACTGACCCAGCAGGTACTCCGCCTCGCCGTCCCCGTACACGTCGGCGGTGTCGACCAGGCTGCCGCCCGCCTCCCAGAACAGCTTCAACATGTCCGCGGCGTCGTGCTCGTCCGTGTCGCGGCCCCATGTCAGGGTGCCGAGCCCGATCCGGGACACACGCAGGCCGGTACGGCCGAGATGCCTCTGCTCCATGAACGGCGACATTACTGGCCGGAGTTCCCCACGTGGGGGCCTGTGGACAACCGATTTGCGGAGGCGGGGGCCCCGCGCCCGCCCCTTTCCGGTCTCACGAACCCCCGCCTCGCGGGCCCGGGAGGGCGGCGGCCCGGTAGGGTCGGCGCGACAAAGACGTTACTGATCGGTAAGGGGAAGGCTGGTCTATATGAAGCTCGGGATCAACCTCGGCTACTGGGGCGCCGGAATGGACGGGGACAACCTGGCCGTGGCCCAGGAGGCCGACCGGCTGGGTTACGCGGTGTGCTGGGCGGCGGAGGCGTACGGCTCGGACGCCGCCACCGTGCTCAGCTGGGTCGCCGCCAAGACCGAACGCATCGACGTGGGCTCTGCCATCTTCCAGATCCCGGCTCGCCAGCCCGCGATGACCGCGATGACCGCCGCGACGCTGGACTCGCTGTCCGGCGGCCGCTTCCGGCTCGGCCTCGGCGTCTCGGGACCGCAGGTCTCGGAGGGCTGGTACGGCGTCAAGTTCGACAAGCCGCTCGCCCGCACCCGCGAGTACGTCGAGATCGTCCGCAAGGCGATGACCCGCGAGCGCCTGTCGCACGACGGCGAGCACTGGACGCTGCCCCTGCCCGGCGGCCCCGGCAAGCCGCTGAAGCTGACCGTGCACCCCACCCGCGAGCACATCCCGCTGTACATCGCCGCGATCGGCCCGAAGAACCTGGAGCAGACCGGCGAGATCGCCGACGGCGCCCTGCTGATCTTCCCCTCGGCCGCGCACCTGGAGGACACGGCCGTCACGTACCTGCGGGCGGGACGGGAGAAGGCCGGCAAGACGCTCGACGGCTTCGACATCTGTCCGACCCTGCCGCTGGCCGTCGGCGACGACAAGGACGTGACGACGCTCGCCGACACCTTCCGCCCGTACACCGCGCTGTACGTGGGCGGCATGGGCAGCCGCAAGCAGAACTTCTACAACCAGCTCGCCCGGCGCATGGGGTACGAGAAGGAGGCCGCCGAGATCCAGGACAAGTACCTGGCCGGCGACAAGACCGGGGCCGCGGCCGCCATCCCGCACGAGCTGATCGACCAGACGACGCTGCTCGGCTCCGTGGAACGCATCGCCGACCGGATGACGGCGTACGCCGCGGCCGGGGTCACCACCCTCACGCTCGCGCCGGCGGGCTTCACCCTCGACGAGCGGATCGCCTCGCTGCGGGCCGGCTCGCAGGCCATGGAGCTGGCCGGTCTCGCGTAACCCGAACGGCGCAGCGGCCGACGAGAGCCGGGAACCGGCGGGAGCCGGCCCCGGCAGGTCGACCAGAAAGCACTACGGCCGTGGTGGGGGCTCGGGGGTCTTCCCCGCCACGGCCGTCACCACGGACAACGCGGCACCGCCCCGCCCGGTTACGCCCCATCGCCGCCCCGGCGTCATTCGTTCGGCGGATTTGTCCGACACAGCTGTTGCCCGGCTCCTGGTACCCCCTTTGACTCGTTTTCTGCAGGCCCCTGCCAGGCCCCTGCAGAGAGGTGTCCTTCGATGCTTTCGGCCAAGAGTCTGTTCCAGGAGATCGTCGACAACGACGAGTCGTTCCGGCTGTTCTGCTCCATCGCCGCCGGTGGGGAGAGTCAGGGCGGCTGGGAGAACGCGCGCATCGCCGCGCTCGTCCCCCCGAGCGAGCGGGCGCTCGCACCCAAGATCACCCGTCATGGCGCCGACGAGGACAAGCACGGGCGGATCTTCGACGCCCTCATGAGAAAACGCGGCCTCCAGCCCGTGGAGGTCCCCGCCGAGACCGACTACACCA is drawn from Streptomyces bottropensis ATCC 25435 and contains these coding sequences:
- a CDS encoding helix-hairpin-helix domain-containing protein, giving the protein MSTEPATTEPDEPGGRGDGTPADGTDAPGGTPEDRDAAVTATPQEGDEGDGSGDGGAEGSAEAVAGDGEAAPETSEAQAELAAQRLERERIERRKAEKKAPITSGVKLSGSAADLLAAVRAVEGGQKPTAGAFAEPAPAPRRPAPEPVRRPEPMASSGGAPAPSGETVEDVRAVLAAGGAPVALAAQVAEALGEGAGARLREDPWQLLRVAGVRPEQADGFARALLGAECGPDDERRGRAVTVWLLEQAAVAGHTALEAPALAAALARYSVPDPDEAVRSTVAEGEALVFQDALDDAPTAARSAPPADDAEGDEADQERPVRVLIGLERYALAEESLADGLARVMNSLAKDDTANWASAAASAPRSAAELIRAVAGHGLVLHTGGEAARAEPAALVTAARALGLKAYAATHSADGRRRLASGPASGEGAAVEGSAGAEGVEPAAVTTLAGLLSGVEGPGRDREGALDLDLLVVLDAPQLDVETAALLAESLPDGARLVLSGDPGVLWSAGPGRVFADLLAARACPQVASRTPDPGPVGELVSGIGIGELNQVDAPGREVVIVPVRDAGEAVHRTAQLVVDSVPRAFGIPAEQVQVITTGHGGAAGTRALNTALKERLNPGPGRFGGFDPGDRVAYSPAPGRSTPGRVVRADAEGLHLECAGTAVVVPKERVEQSVRHGWALTAHQAVGHRWPAAVVVLPGDAAQALSRPWVYTAFGRAERHLSVVHGVEQALPHAVAEVPAKPRTTRLPALLKAQVPAAG
- a CDS encoding aldo/keto reductase, with the protein product MEQRHLGRTGLRVSRIGLGTLTWGRDTDEHDAADMLKLFWEAGGSLVDTADVYGDGEAEYLLGQLMDGLVPRRDLVISTKAGSVPDPDRRFDGSRGHLLAALDASLARLGTDYVDVWHIHAYDPETPLDETLQALDLAVSSGRARYAGVSNFCGWQLAKAATWQLAAPGIRTRLASTQLEYSLLQRGVEREVLPAALDLGIGLLPSSPLGRGVLTAKYRHITPPDSRGGSEHMAPFVAPYLDDTATSIVDAVQTAADGLAVTPIQVALAWVRDRPGVAAPIVGARNALQLTGALSVESLSLPDEICRALDDVSAPVHRYPDHDWSTL
- a CDS encoding LLM class F420-dependent oxidoreductase; its protein translation is MKLGINLGYWGAGMDGDNLAVAQEADRLGYAVCWAAEAYGSDAATVLSWVAAKTERIDVGSAIFQIPARQPAMTAMTAATLDSLSGGRFRLGLGVSGPQVSEGWYGVKFDKPLARTREYVEIVRKAMTRERLSHDGEHWTLPLPGGPGKPLKLTVHPTREHIPLYIAAIGPKNLEQTGEIADGALLIFPSAAHLEDTAVTYLRAGREKAGKTLDGFDICPTLPLAVGDDKDVTTLADTFRPYTALYVGGMGSRKQNFYNQLARRMGYEKEAAEIQDKYLAGDKTGAAAAIPHELIDQTTLLGSVERIADRMTAYAAAGVTTLTLAPAGFTLDERIASLRAGSQAMELAGLA